One Tachypleus tridentatus isolate NWPU-2018 chromosome 3, ASM421037v1, whole genome shotgun sequence DNA window includes the following coding sequences:
- the LOC143247920 gene encoding zinc finger BED domain-containing protein 5-like, whose translation MAHYPAGSSHWKTASGGEDRSQCVVCHKVLTNESLKPSKLSAHFQKCHPNLQNEDQAYFQRRAVALKNIQFGSSGIQAQKLQAAVEASYFVAYKVAEQQKCPTIAENLIMPCAYEMVSKVCGEDQASVISLSNNTIRRRVDDMASDILSQVTTEIKESSYSKFSLQFDESCDVASCAVLLGFVRYVHQDKIKEEFLLCEDLLTTTKGEDIFNIINSFFTTNELDWNSVQQVSVDGAPSMMGRNRGLRGLIQAVNPEISVDHCIIHRYSLGSKSLPGNLKLVFEDVLKIVNFIKSRDVNSRIFRELCKEMGEQYQVLLYHTDVRWLSRGKVVRRVIELRTALQEFLKQEESPFATKFTDKEWLARLCYMADIFAELNSDNLQLQGQNTTVIDAHHTVTAFLGKLRLWIRRLKKGVFAQFPTLDQFVEENSYDTGSLLQTINEEMNDHLKELETSMQHYFPESDLKTASLQWIIHPFSVPDEAIHDDDFPAKEEMLYNLTPYFLIAALSPFKTTVAFDVEDMSRKQNVSIFQAEPMTSLEKYRTP comes from the exons ATGGCGCATTATCCTGCTGGAAGTAGCCATTGGAAAACGG cttctggtggagaggatcggtcacaatgtgtagtatgtcacaaagtgttgacaaatgaaagcctcaagccatcaaaactctcagctcatttccagaagtgccatccaaatcttcaaaatgaggatcaggcttattttcagcgccgggctgtagcactgaagaatatccagttcggttcatctggaattcaagcccaaaagcttcaagctgcggtcgaagcatcttactttgttgcatataaagttgccGAACAACAAAAATGCCCCACCATTGCAGAGAATCTGATTATGCCTTGTGCATACGAGATGGTAAGCAAGGTATGTGGGGAGGATCAAGCGAGTGTCATAtctctatcaaacaacacaatccgccgacgagtcgatgacatggcatcagatattctgtcccaagttacaacagagatcaaggaaagctcatatagcaaattctccttgcaatttgatgaatcgtgtgacgtagccagttgtgctgttctccttgggttcgttcgttacgtccaccaggacaagatcaaagaagagttcctattatgcgaagatctgctgacaaccacgaagggagaagatatctttaatatcatcaacagtttctttaccacgaatgaattggattggaacagcgttcaacag gtctccgtcgatggagcaccgtcgatgatgggtcgtaatcgtggattacggggcctcatacaagctgtgaatccagaaatttctgtagatcattgcatcattcatcggtactctcttggatcaaaaagcctgcctggtaatctgaaattagtgtttgaagatgtgttgaaaatcgtcaatttcatcaagtccagggatgtgaattcgcgcatattcagggagctgtgcaaggaaatgggagagcagtatcaagttctgctctaccacaccgatgttcgctggttgtcacgaggcaaggttgtacgtcgagtcattgagctccgaacggctcttcaggaatttctgaaacaagaagaatctccttttgctaccaagttcactgataaggagtGGCTTGCTCGACTTTGTTACATGGCTGACATATTTGCGGAGCTGAACAGTGATAATCTGCAACTCCAGGGCCAAAACACGACTGTCATTGATGCCCATCACACTGTGACTGCATTTCTGGGAAAACTGAGACTCTGGATTCGACGCTTGAAGAAAGGAGTGTTCGCTCAGTTTCCCACCCTAGaccagtttgttgaggagaatagttatgatactggatcacttttacagaccatcAACGAAGAGATGAACGACCATTTGAAGGAGCTTGAAACAAGCATGCAGCACTACTTTCCAGAGAGTGACCTAAAAACAGCCAGTCTTCAGTGGATCATTCATCCCTTTTCTGTACCTGATGAGGCCATTCATGATGATGATTTCCCTGCAAAGGAGGA gatgttatatAATTTAACCCCATACTTTTTAATAGCAGCATTGTCACCATTCAAAACTACTGTTGCTTTTGATGTTGAAGATATGagcagaaaacaaaatgtatcgATTTTCCAAGCTGAACCAATGACCTCTTTGGAAAAGTATAGAACTCCTTag